One Hermetia illucens chromosome 4, iHerIll2.2.curated.20191125, whole genome shotgun sequence DNA segment encodes these proteins:
- the LOC119654617 gene encoding AP-3 complex subunit mu-2, which yields MIHSLFIINSSGDVFLEKHWRSVVSRSVCDYFLDAQRTSPNDVPPVIATPHYYLVTIQRSGISLVAACKQEFPPLFVIEFLHRVVDTFEDYFSECTESIIKENYVVVYELLDEMLDNGFPLATESNILKELIKPPNILRTIANTVTGKSNVSGILPSGQLSAIPWRRTGVKYTNNEAYFDVVEEVDAIIDKAGATVFAEIQGYIDCCIKLSGMPDLTLSFMNPRLFDDVSFHPCVRFKRWESERILSFIPPDGNFRLMSYHIGTQSVVAIPIYVRHNLSFKSGEQGRLDITVGPRTTLGRTVENVKLEICMPKCVLNCILMQNQGKYTFDPVTKILHWDVGRIDISKLPNIRGTVSVAAGSNTMEANPSINVQFSISQLAVSGLKVNRLDMYGEKFKPFKGVKYVTKAGKFQIRM from the exons ATGATACACAGTTTGTTTATAATTAATTCTAGTGG CGACGTATTTCTAGAGAAACACTGGCGATCGGTGGTTTCTCGCTCTGTTTGTGATTACTTTCTGGACGCTCAACGAACTTCCCCAAAT GATGTCCCGCCAGTTATTGCCACGCCGCACTACTACCTTGTCACTATCCAACGCAGCGGCATCTCACTCGTTGCCGCCTGCAAACAGGAATTTCCTCCGCTTTTTGTGATTGAGTTCCTTCATCGCGTCGTGGACACCTTCGAGGACTATTTCTCCGAATGCACAGAGTCCATAATCAAAGAGAATTATGTCGTTGTTTATGAACTACTCGATGAAATGCTTGACAATGGCTTCCCGCTTGCGACTGAGAGTAACATTCTCAAGGAACTGATTAAGCCGCCGAATATTCTGAGGACCATAGCTAATACAGTCACTGGAAAATCGAA TGTTAGCGGCATTCTGCCTTCTGGACAGTTGTCGGCTATTCCGTGGCGGCGAACGGGGGTGAAATACACGAACAATGAGGCGTATTTCGATGTCGTGGAGGAGGTGGACGCGATTATTGATAAGGCCGGAGCTACAGTATTTGCCGAAATTCAAGGCTAC ATCGACTGCTGCATCAAACTCTCCGGCATGCCAGACTTAACACTATCTTTCATGAATCCCCGCCTATTTGATGATGTATCCTTCCACCCTTGTGTCCGATTCAAACGCTGGGAATCGGAGCGAATCCTCTCCTTCATCCCTCCCGATGGCAATTTCCGCCTGATGTCCTACCACATCGGCACTCAGAGCGTGGTCGCCATACCAATCTACGTTCGCCACAATCTCTCATTCAAATCAGGCGAGCAAGGACGTCTCGACATCACAGTTGGACCTCGAACCACCCTCGGCCGAACCGTTGAGAACGTGAAACTAGAGATTTGTATGCCCAAGTGTGTCCTTAACTGCATCCTGATGCAGAACCAGGGCAAGTACACATTCGACCCGGTCACCAAAATTCTCCACTGGGATGTGGGACGCATTGATATTTCGAAATTGCCGAATATCCGGGGCACG GTGTCAGTAGCGGCGGGTAGCAACACCATGGAAGCGAACCCCTCCATCAACGTGCAATTCAGCATTTCGCAGCTGGCTGTGTCCGGGCTGAAAGTGAACCGGTTGGACATGTATGGTGAGAAATTCAAACCATTTAAAGGGGTAAAGTATGTTACCAAGGCGGGAAAGTTCCAGATACGAATGTGA
- the LOC119654618 gene encoding leucine-rich repeat-containing protein 57 has protein sequence MGNKAVKQHFETAQKTGVLKISLQRLQDFPPQLKTFPNVLKTLDISENRFVTLPNEIGRLTLLKHLNVSGNRLVELPPVLGDLVKLEVILAMNNLIVKIPRELANLKNLKQVNLSNNQLAEFPTMLCGLKHMDVLDLSRNKITNVPSEVGDLQVTELNLNQNQISSLSEEIAECPKLKTLRLEENCLQASAFTPRILKESKICNLLVDGNLFNSKQFNDLDGYDVYMERFTAVRKKMF, from the coding sequence ATGGGCAACAAAGCGGTGAAGCAACACTTCGAGACGGCACAGAAGACTGGGGTCCTGAAAATCTCGCTGCAGCGACTGCAGGACTTCCCGCCTCAACTGAAGACCTTTCCCAACGTGCTTAAAACCCTCGACATATCAGAGAACCGCTTCGTCACACTCCCCAACGAAATCGGGCGGCTCACGCTCCTAAAACATCTGAATGTGAGCGGAAATCGATTAGTCGAACTCCCGCCAGTGCTGGGCGACCTAGTCAAGTTGGAGGTCATCCTCGCCATGAATAATTTAATCGTCAAGATCCCCAGGGAGCTGGCGAACTTAAAAAACCTAAAGCAGGTGAATCTGTCGAACAATCAACTCGCCGAGTTCCCCACGATGCTGTGCGGGCTGAAGCACATGGACGTGCTGGACTTATCGCGGAATAAAATCACAAATGTACCGTCCGAGGTCGGGGACTTGCAGGTCACCGAACTGAATTTGAACCAGAATCAGATATCGTCGCTGTCGGAGGAGATAGCTGAGTGTCCCAAGCTGAAGACGCTGCGGCTGGAGGAGAATTGCCTACAGGCCAGCGCGTTTACACCTAGAATTCTCAAGGAATCGAAAATATGCAATTTGCTGGTCGACGGCAACCTGTTCAACTCGAAGCAGTTCAACGACTTGGACGGGTACGACGTGTACATGGAGCGCTTCACGGCAGTGCGGAAGAAAATGTTCTAA